In Setaria viridis chromosome 5, Setaria_viridis_v4.0, whole genome shotgun sequence, the genomic stretch CACTTATTACACTGCCAAAGACCTCCAACAGCTCGGCAATCCCATTGTGATGATCAGTCTCGAACACAAACCTATAAAAGATATTGCTCACAGCCTTACGGATGAATGGACGGTTCCCCATGAACTTTCCATAAATCCTATGCAATATCGTCTTCAAGCAGTCCCTCTCTCTCGGGTCATCAGAATCAAACAGATCGAGCAGCTTCGAGACGAAAGCGCTATCCACATACTTCCTAGCTACCTTGGCATCGACGAGTGGCGAGGTCACAAAGCGAAGGAGAAACTCATACACGACTTGCAGGTGGTACCAGGACGGATCGAAGAACGGCTCGTCCTCCTCGGTCTCCGAAGCCGTGGTGCCCGACCGGACTTTGGGCGGGAAGACCCTGAAGAGGTTGGCGGCGAACATGCGCACGCAGGCCGCGATCATCGTCTCCGTGAGGGGCTCCTCGGCGGCGCCAATGCAGTCGACCAGGGACATGAGCATCTGCCGCTTGCGCTCCTTCTCCGGCGAGTCCTTGCCCCGGTCGGAGAAGTCGTACACCACGCAGCAAATGTTCACCTTCTGGATGAAGGCCTCCTCCCTGGACCTCACCTCGGCTCCGGCGCCCGCCAAGGGAGACGGAGGCGAGGCGCTGGGCTTCCCCGCGGCCCCATTCTCCCGCGGcgacggcagtggcggcggtggcttcgcaggcggcgagccggcgcccccgccaccgccggagctgGATTTCATCGACTTCCACGACAGCTTGCCAATAAATTGCTTCCACATGGCGGCGAGATCCGGCGGCACCAACACCACATCAAATCTCCCCCCAATTAAACAACCATTCCGACCAGCCCAGCCTCCTCCCTCAACAACACGGCGGCGCGAATCCCGGGCCGTGAAAGACCACGCTTTCGCGGCGGCAACAAGCGGCCGATCCTCGCAGGGCGAGGTGCACCCGCCGGAACAGATCAACCACCACCCCCGGAACCAGAGGGGACGACACACCGCGCCAAAAAAGTCCGGGCCCGGAGCGCGACGGTGGGGAGGAGGCCTGGCAGGGATCCGGCAATGGCGGGCTCAGCGCCAGATCCGGGGGCGGGAGGCGGCCATGGATTGGATCTCGGGAGGAGGGGAAAGGGCGTGGAGAGGTGGGGAAATTTTTGGCGTTTTGAGGAGGGGGTGGTGGCAGGGCAGGGCAGCCGCTGGGAGCGAAGGCGAGGCGAGGAGCACTGCGAGTGAGCGAGCTGCCTGCAGTGTGGTGCGCTGCAAGGACGATGGATGGATCGCCCGCTCGGCGCGCGTGGGCCGTCGGATCGGGCAGTGGAGCTTCCTCAACCGTTGGATCCGGGAGCAATTGTTTTCGACTATTTTATGGTTGGTTTCCTTGTTTAGCTCTGGAAAGGCATACGGGTATGAACTGCACGATGCTGATTGGATAATGGGAAATCGGTTGTAACGGTCGGAGAAATAT encodes the following:
- the LOC117856724 gene encoding serine/threonine protein phosphatase 2A 57 kDa regulatory subunit B' kappa isoform, which gives rise to MWKQFIGKLSWKSMKSSSGGGGGAGSPPAKPPPPLPSPRENGAAGKPSASPPSPLAGAGAEVRSREEAFIQKVNICCVVYDFSDRGKDSPEKERKRQMLMSLVDCIGAAEEPLTETMIAACVRMFAANLFRVFPPKVRSGTTASETEEDEPFFDPSWYHLQVVYEFLLRFVTSPLVDAKVARKYVDSAFVSKLLDLFDSDDPRERDCLKTILHRIYGKFMGNRPFIRKAVSNIFYRFVFETDHHNGIAELLEVFGSVISGFAKPLKEEHKLFLWKALIPLHKPKSVGVYLPQLTYCITQFIEKEPKLAGTVIRGLLKYWPVTNSQKEVMFLGELEEVLELTDMAEFQKCMIPLFRRIACCLNNSHFQIAERALFLWNNEHLFDMISQNRQVILPIVYPALERNTRWHWNQSVLNVTMNVRKMFHDMDERLLLACQNNFEEEEETRAATEERRRLMWEQLERSAARGYHQPVIAADVSFPPPPSSARLVAPTVT